Genomic segment of Clostridiales bacterium:
ACTACCGGACTTGCTGTCGGCACGCTCGAGACCATCGCCGCTTCCGCTCCCGAAGGGACGTGTGTCTTCTTCGCCCCTAACTTCGCGATCGGTGCGGTGCTCATGATGCGCTTCGCCGCTGAGGCGGCTCGGTACATGCCCCATGTGGAGATTATCGAACTCCACCACGATCGCAAGGCAGACGCGCCAAGCGGGACTGCCTTGCGCACCGCAGCGCTCATCGCCGAGACCCGCCCGGAGGCGCCTGCTATTCCTGGCAGGGAAAGCCAGACCTTCGAGGGTGCCCGGGGTGCGCTCGTGGAAGAGATCGCGATCCACTCGGTCCGCCTGCCCGGACTCGTCGCCCACCAGGAAGTCCTCTTCGGCGGTCAGGGACAGACCCTCTCGATACGTCATGACTCAATTGACCGTACCTCGTTCATGCCTGGCGTCGTGCTTGCGATCCGCGCGGTGCGAGAGCGCACCGGTTTCGTCATCGGGCTTGAGAACCTGATGGAGATGTAGCGTGTCCGGCGCCGACTTACTTTCCAAACCTCGCCCCGTGGTCGTCATGAAGTTCGGAGGCACCTCCGTCGCCACCGCAGAGGGCCGCTCGGCAATCTCGAGCCACGTGTCTGCGGCGCTCGCCACAGATGAGGCGCCCGTCGTAGTCGTCTCGGCTATGGGCCGCGCTGGCTCGCCATACGCGACCGACACCCTGCTTTCGCTCGTCGAAGGCTTTCCCGTTGACCTGGCGGAGCGCGATTGGCTCATGGCGACTGGCGAGATCATCTCCGCTGTGGTGTGCGCCCATGAGCTGCGAGCTTCAGGCATCAAGGCGCGCGCGTTCACCGGCCCGGATGCCGGGATCGTCACCGACGGGGTGTTCGGTGCCGCCACCATACAATCGATCAATCCGGCGGCGCTTCTATCCGCGATTAACAGCAGGATCGTGCCCATCGTCGCCGGCTTTCAGGGTGTTTCTGCCGATGGCGCACTCACCACGCTCGGCAGGGGAGGAAGCGACACGACCGCATGCGCACTCGGGGTAGCTCTCTTAGCCGAGCGGGTCGAGATCTACACAGACGTGGACGGTGTGTTGAGCGCCGATCCTAAGACGTGCGGCGACGCGACTGTCCTTGAAGTGATCCGCGCTGACGAGCTTGTCCAGATGTCCCGCCACGGTGCCCGTGTGGTCCACACTCCCGCAGCGGAACTAGCGCTCTCAAGCGGACTTGCCGTTCTTGTGCGCAACACCTATAGCGAGCATCCGGGAACACGCGTCGCCGACATTTCGGCGTACCAGCCTGAGCGTGTAGCGACCGCCGTGACGAGTGCGGACGGCGTTGCCCGCATCAGGGTCGCACTGCCCGCTCCAGAGGCCACGAGAGCGCATATGGCCGCACAAACGCGTGTCTACCGGGCCATGGCGGACGCCGCAATCTCACTGGACATGTTCACGCCGGTAGGGGAGAGCCTTGTCTTCTCAGTGTCCGAGGCGTCGCTTGAGCGTGCATGCGACGTCCTTAGCACCCTCGGATTGACCTTCCAGGTGCAAGCGGGGCTGGCGAAGGTGACGCTCGTCGGGGCGGGCATGCATGGTGTACCAGGCGTCATGGCGCGGATGGCCGAGTGTCTCTCGGCGGCGGGTGTGACCGTTCTGCAAACCGCTGACAGTCACACGACGATCTCTGTGACGCTCCCTCGCGAGGAAGCGTCACGAGCGGTCCACGCACTGCACGAAGGATTTCTCCTCGGAAGTCGTGGAGACCACTGACGTCACACCTAGGGCCGTGTGACGCGGGACGGTCGGCGAATCCCGCTGTCACAGCTTTGTGGCACAATGAGCCACGTTGGAGTTGGAATTCCGCGCCACTACGGACTGATCCCGGCACAAGGGGTTTCTCATGGCAACACCGCGGTTTGGCAGGATTATCACAGCGATGGTCACACCCTTCGATGAAGATCTCGAACTTGACCTCGATCGCGCGCAAGAACTCGCCGTGCGCCTTCTTGACGAGGGTAGCGACGCTCTTGTTGTGTGCGGAACGACAGGCGAATCACCGACGGTCTTCTACGATCAGAAGATTGACCTGTTCAGGGCGGTGCTCGAGGCGGTAGGAGACCGCGCTCCGGTCATCGCCAACGCAGGCGACAACTGCACAGCTGACTCCGTGCGGTTCGCGCAAGATGTCGTCTCTCTCGGAGTCGATGCGATCATGGCGGTCGTTCCCTACTACAACAAGCCACCTCAAGAAGGGATGTACCGGCACTTCCAATCGATCGCGAACTCGGTTGATGTGCCTGTTGTCCTCTACAACATCCCTGGGCGGTGCGTCGTGAACATGACCGCCGAGACCACACTCCGGCTCGCTCACACGTGTGAGAACATAGTCGCGGTCAAGGAAGCGAGCGGGGACCTTGGGCAGTGTGCCGCGATCATATCTGGGGCGCCAGACGGATTCGAGGTTCTCGCCGGCGACGACGAGGTCACACTTCCCCTGATGGGTCTTGGCGGCACGGGCGTCATCTCGACCATCGGCAATATCGCTTCTGGCCGCATGAGAGAGATGGTGTACGCGCAGGCGAGCGGCGAGCATACCCGAGCGCTTCGCATCCACCTCGAACTACTGCCGCTCATGAAGACCCTATTTTTGACGGCAAACCCGATCATGGTAAAAAAGGCGCTCGAACTCATGGGCTTTCCCGTGGGATCCGTTCGCCTCCCGCTCGTTTTGCCAACAGATGAGCTCGTAGCCGAGTTGACTCGTGTGATGCGACACGTGGGCATGCTGCCCGCGTGATGAAACGGAGATCGGACCTTGACGTCGGTGCTACCGCCGATGCCTCGACTGTGGCGGCACGCACGGATGTGTAGCCGCCAGTAAGGAGTGCTGAAACCACCCATATGACATCGAAGAAACAGCGCCTCCGCGTGATCCCCCTTGGGGGTCTCGGCGAGATTGGCAAAAACATGACTGTGTTCGAGTACGGCAACGACATGGTCGTTGTCGACGCGGGCATTATGTTCCCGGACGACGACCACCCCGGGGTCGACCTGATCCTTCCCGACTACAGCTACGTACTCAAGCGCAAGGACAAGCTGCGTGGCATCATCATCACGCACGGCCATGAGGACCACACAGGCGCGTTGCCGTATCTCCTTAAGGACCTTGGCCATGCGGTACCGGTTCTCGGCACCAAACTGACGCTTGGTTTGATCGCGGTGAAGCTTGAAGAGCACAAGATCAAGAAGCCAAAACTTCGCGAGGTCAGGGCAGGCGGTCACGTCAGTCTAGGTGCGTTTGGCGTGGACTTCATGGCGGTCAACCACTCGATTCCCGACAGTGTCGCCCTGTTCATCCGCACACCTGTCGGCAACGTCGTCCACACCGGAGACTTCAAGCTCGACCAGACCCCTATTGACGGCCGCCTGACGGACTACGCCGCTCTCGCCTCCGCAGGCAAGAAGGGCGTCATGCTTCTTATGAGCGACTCCACAAACGCTGAAACCCCCGGCTTCACGCGTTCCGAAGCCATTGTGGGGTCATCACTGCGCGAGATCTTCGCTGCCGCGGAACAACGCATCATCGTGGCGTCGTTCGCAAGTCATATTCACCGGCTTCAGCAGGTCTGTGACGCGGCGGTCGAGTGCGGGCGGAAGGTCGTGGTGACCGGACGCTCGATGATCAACAACACGCGTATCGCTCGCCAGCTTGGCTACCTCGATGTCGCCGAAGGAAACCTCGTAGACGCCTACGACATGGACGATCTTCCTTCCGAGAAGGTCGTCGTGCTGTCAACGGGAAGCCAGGGTGAGCCGCTCTCAGCGCTGTCCCGGATGGCCATGTCAGAACACAAGACCGTGACCATCGAAGCAGGCGACACTGTGGTGATCTCGGCGACGCCTGTACCCGGCAACGAAAAAGCCGTCTCTAAAGTGATCAACCGTCTCACTCACTCAGGCGCTCATGTCATGCACAAGGGTGTTGCTGACGTACACGTGTCGGGTCATGCCGCAGCTGAAGAGCTCAAGCTCATGTTGAACCTTACCTCGCCGACGTACTTCGTGCCGATTCATGGAGAATCCCGCCACCTTCACTCACACGCCGATCTTGCGTTCGCGGTTGGGGTGCCGGAGCGAAACATCTTCGTCCTCGACGCAGGTGAATGCCTCGAGCTCGACGGCGAAGGAGCGCGAATCGCCGAGAAGGTCGAGGCCGGCGTAGTCTACGTTGACGGGCTGTCCATCGGAAACGTAGGCCAGGTTCTCTTGAAGGACCGCCAGGCACTTGCGCAAGACGGCATCGCGACGATCGTGGTAGCCGTGGACGCAAAGACCGGCAGACAGGTACGAGAGCCCGAACTCGTGGTCCGCGGTGTGGCCGCTGGTGCGGAAGAGTCACAATTCCTCGAAGAAGCCCGCGCCCGCGTCGTAAAGACCATCGCAAGAAGCACCAAGGAGGGCCCCTGCGACATCACAGCGCTCAAGGCCTCAATTCGAGAGTCGCTCTCCCAATTCATCTGGGAACGTACGCGCTCACGTCCAATAATCATTCCAGTTATCGTGGAGGTTTAGCCCGTGCGGGAGATTCTGATAGCGATACTCCTCGGCGTCATCCAGGGACTCGGCGAGTTCCTTCCCATATCCTCCTCCGGGCATCTTCGGCTCTTCCAAGACGCGTTTGGGTGGACTGACCAGTTTGGACTCGTCTTTGACACCTGGCTTCACGTCGCGACGCTCGGAGCCGTCGTCGTGTATTTCCGAGAGGACCTCGCCAACATGGCGACCGCGGCGTTCTCCCGCAACCCTGAGCGCGCCCGCGACAAGCGCCTCGCGTGGCTCGTAGTCGTCGCCACGATCCCCACGGGGATGATTGGACTTCTCGGCGGTGACTTTTTCGAGAACGCCTCTCTGCTTTTCATCGGCTTCGCGTTCCTGGGTACGTCAGCACTCTTGATGGGCGCCGATCTCCTCTCGCGCAAGAGTCTCTACCCCGCCGAGGGCCTGGGGTGGGGGAAGGCGCTGCTTGTGGGTATTGCGCAGGGCATCGCCATCATGCCGGGCATCTCGCGTTCAGGTGCGACCATGGCCGCGGGTCTTGCCCTGGGGCTCAATCGTGAGCAGGCCGCACGTTTCTCTTTCCTGCTCTCCGGACCGATCATACTGCTAGCCGCAGGTAAGCAATCTGTTGACGCCATGCTGGGCGGCGAGACAGGCCCGGGGGTGGCTGCCACACTCTTCGGTTGTACCGCCGCGGCGATCACCGGATATCTGGCTATCGCCGGCCTCATGGCCTACCTGCGTAAACACTCATTCAAGCCATTCGCGATCTATACGGCCCTGCTCGGCACGGGCGTGATAGTCTGGCAGTTGATGGCTAGCTGAGACCGCGAGAGAACGCGTCAAGATGACAAGGCGTGGCGACAAGACGACGTCCCGGCAAACTGGCACCCGGCGAACAAAGACAACGGGGGCACGTTCTGTAGCGCGATCACCTGACTCCGCCCGAAACGCCGCACTAGGTCCTGAGGCACGGAGGGACATCTTTGGCATCGCCCTCATCGCGATCTCCATCGCCCTCGCGATCGCTCTACTCAACGAGTCCGCGGGACTCGTAGGCGGTGCCGCTGCCACCGCGATGAGGCAGGTTTTTGGCGCTGGCTCCTTCGTGGTGCCGGTGCTACTCCTCGTGTGGGGCCTGACCTTCTTCGTCCGTGCGTTTGCGATCAGCGAGCGTCGTGTTGGCGCCGGATTGTGCCTCGTCTTTCTCGCGCTGATCGGGATGTTCGCAATGGCTTCTCCCACTGAATCCCTCTTCGACTCTGAACTCGTCCATCTGCACGGCGGCTACGTTGGATCCGCTATCGCCTGGACGCTCAGATCACTTCTCGGCAGCGAAATCGCCTACGTCACGCTCGGCGCAACCATGCTCATCGGTCTCGTCGTCGCGGGCATGTCCGTCTCTGGCATCGTTGAGTGGGCGACAAAGCGTTTTGGCGGCACGAGAAGTGGCGACGGTCCAGCTCCGCGTCAGAATCTGCCGCGAGAGCGGGCACCCAGGACCGTACCGCTCGGCGACACAGACGCGCTGTCCCGGCCCGCCGCCACACGAAGGAAAGAGCCGGGCACTCCAGATCTGGAGGCCCGGAAGGCGACGCAACCTACGCCTCGCGCGCGCCCGCCTAAAGCCTTGGAAGGCTTTGAGGTCCCCCCGTCGTCTCTTCTCACCAGAACGCCTGAGTCAGCAAGCCGTTCCCGCGCCAGTGACAGGGAGTTGAGTTCGACCGCACGACTTATCGAAGACACCCTCGCGACGTTTGATATCCAAGCCCGGGTGGTAAGCTGGATTCCTGGTCCAACAGTCACCATGTACGAGATTGAGCTTTCTCGCGGCATCAAGGTTAGCCGTATCACGCAACTCGCCGATGATCTGGCTCTCGCGCTTGCCGCGCAGACCGTGCGCATCCTCGCACCCATTCCCGGAAAGTCACTCGTTGGCATCGAGGTTCCCAACGCCGAGCGCTCCACTGTGACCCTCGGCGACATTCTGTCCGCACCTTCAGCACAAGGTGGCGGGCCCCTCACACTCGCGATCGGAAAAGACGTCGCGGGAGACAGCGTTCTGGCCGACCTCGCGACGATGCCGCACTTGTTGATCGCAGGGTCGACAGGCACGGGGAAGTCGGTGTGTATCAACGCCTTGCTCATGTCGATACTGATGCGGACGACACCTGCCGAGGTCCGGCTCATCCTCATAGATCCGAAGCGTATTGAGCTGTCCCTCTACAACGGAGTGCCCCATCTCTACGTACCGGTTGTCACAGAGCCCAAAGAAGCCGCCAGCGCACTGCACTGGGCGGTCGGAGAGATGGATGCCCGTCTCAAGCGGCTTCAGAAGGCGGGTGCTCGCAACATCGGCGCGTACAACGCGATGGTCCAGGACGGGACGGCGCCCGAAGGCGAACGGGAGATGCCGTACCTCATGATCGTCATCGATGAACTCGCGGATCTGATGATGGTCGCCGCGAAGGAGATCGAAGACTCCATTTGCCGACTTGCCCAACTCGCTCGCGCAGCCGGCATTCATCTCGTCGTCGCGACCCAGCGTCCCTCCACCGACATCATCACCGGCCTCATCAAGACAAACATCACGAACCGCATCGCCTTCGCAGTCTCGTCCGGAATCGACTCACGAGTCATTCTCGATCAGCCAGGTGCCGAGAAACTCATTGGCGAAGGCGATATGCTCTTTTCCACGCCTAAGCTTGACAAGCCCAAGCGCATCCAGGGCGCGTTCCTGACCGAGTCTGAGATCATCGCCGTAGTCGAGCACTTGAAGGGTCAAGCTGAACCCGAGTATCACGAAGAGATCCTCCACCTCAAAGTCACGCCGGGCGGCGGCGGTATGGGCCACGCCGATGATGACGATCCGCTTGTGTGGGAAGCCGCTGACATAGTCGTCACGTCAGGTATCGGTTCCACCTCCCTGCTTCAACGCCGCCTCAAAGTCGGTTACGCTCGTGCAGGACGCATCATGGACATGCTCGAGTCCAAGGGCGTGGTCGGGCAACCCGACGGCTCGAAACCACGTGAGGTCCTGGTCGACGTCGAGGACCTCGAAGCCATCAAAGCGTTCGAGCGATCAGACCGGAGCGACGATCCGAAGGAGGTGTAGGCGATGGCCGAGACACTCGGGCGTACCCTCGGAGAGGCGCGCCGAAAGCTCGGCATGGCCTTGACCGACGCGGAGTCGAAGACCTTCATCCGCGCCAAGCTCCTCGCCGCGCTGGAGGCAGGGGAGTACGAAGCCCTGCCCGACCCGGCGTACGTTCGCGGGTACATCCAAAACTACGCCAAGCTGCTCGGCCTCGACCCTAAACCACTCCTCGCGCTGTACGAGCGAGAGACGAGCTCTAGCACCCGCCAGCATCTTGTTCTACCCGAGCCGGTAGTTAGACCGCGCTCACACATCAACACCATTCCACCCAAAGTAGCCGTGTTGATCGCACTCATGGTTGGCCTCGTAGCACTCGCGGTGTGGGGTGTGACGCGGGCCGTGCTCGCCCCGGATCCTTCGCCGCCGCTACCCACCTCCACCGAGACAGCGCCGTCCGGAAACACGACCCCCTCCACGGAAGCCACCGTCCCTGCAGCGGCACCGGAACTTCCTGGCACGGCTCCAGGGGGCGCTGACGACGCACCTCTAGACGAAACTAGCGAAGCGCCAGACTCGGCTGTAGCCGTTCCCTTCACTCTGCGCGTCACCATCGCCCCCGACAACGCCTCGTGGATGCGGATCACTGTCGATGGCTTGATCGCCTACGAAGGAACTCTGATCGGTGAGGACTCACGTGATTGGGAGGTCACTGAAGAGGCGTCACTACGGATCGGACGCCCTTCGGCGGTGAGCGTCTACAAGAACGACACGAGTGTCGACATACCTTCGGGCGACCCGCCGGTGCTCGTGCTTTCCGCGAAGTGACCGGAGCCGTCCGCCACACTGCCTCGCACGCACCACAACAGTCAGTCAAGGGAATGGAGTATCCATGGCTAAGGACCAGAGCTTCGACATCGTCTCGGAAGTCGACATGCAGGAGGTAGACAACGCCGTGCAACAGACGGCAAAAGAGATCGCCCAGCGCTACGACCTCAAAGGGTCTGGAGCGAGCATTGCGCTTGACAAATCTGCCGCTACAGTTACCGTTGCGGCCCCGGCTGATTTCGTCGCCCGGCAAGTCATCGACGTACTCAACACCAAGCTCGTTCGGCGAGGAATCGATCTCAAGGCGCTGGCATGGGGCGACGTTGCACCGGCATCCGGCGGGAGTGTCCGGATCACAGCCGCACTCGTCAATGGCATCGAAACTGGGCTTGCTAAGAGGATCAGCAAGGATGTGCGCGACGCGAAGATCAAGGTGAAGGTACAGATCGAAGGTGACCGGCTGCGGGTCTTCTCGCCCAAGCGCGACGATCTTCAGGAAGTGATCGCATTTCTCAAGGAACAAGAGTACGGAATCCCGCTTCAGTACACCAACTACCGGTAGGAAGAGCGCCTGTGGCGTCCGTCGCTTTCATAACACTCGGGTGTCCGAAAAACGAGGTAGACAGCGAGCGCATGCGCGCGCTCGTCGCGTCCTCCACTCACCGGCTCGTCGATGACATCACTCACGCGGATGTCGCCGTTCTCAATACGTGTGGTTTCATCACCGCCGCCGTTGAAGAGGCGGTCGATCACGCGCTCGATCTCATCGACTGGCGCGATGCCGTCGCCAGCCGACGTCTCATCATCGCTGGATGCATGGTGTCGCGGTACGGAAGCGATCTTCACACCGCTATGCCTGAGGCCGATGCGTTCCTTCCGCTCGTTGATGAAGCCACCCTGTTGTCAGTTATCGACCGGGTCACTGGAGAGAAATCGGTCGTGAATTCGGGACCTACCCGGATCGATTCGGGACCGAGCGCGTATCTGCAACTTTCGGACGGCTGTTTTCGCACGTGCGCATATTGCACCATCCCCGCGATCCGCGGGCCTTACCGGTCACGGTCACTACCTGATCTGCTCACCGAGACAGAACTCCTCATCTCGAATGGCGCGAGAGAAATCGTCTGCATCGGCCAGGATATCTCGTCGTGGGGACGCGACCTTACCGGACCCCAGACGCTTACCGACGTCGTACGCGCCATCGCCGGGACTCACGGCCTCGCATGGCTTCGACTCATGTATACGCAGCCCGATGGCGTCACCGGCGACCTCCTCGAGACGATGGCCGCACTCCCGCAGGTCTGTCACTACCTCGACATACCGCTGCAACATGCTTCGCCGACGATACTGAAATCGATGGGACGTTCTGGTTCCCCGGAAGAACACCTCAACCTCGTGTCGAGGATCAGGCAGGTGATGCCAGACGTCACCTTGAGGACGAGCGTGATCGCCGGATTTCCCGGGGAGACAGATCGCGATGTGGAGACGCTTGAGAGCTTCCTTCGAGAGGTCGCTTTCGATTACGTCGGAGTCTTTCCTTTCTCGCCTGAAGAGGGAACGCGGGCTGCGACACTGCCCGGGCAGCTTCCAGAAGACGAGCGTCTCGAACGCGCACAGCTCTTGAGGGACACAGCAGACAGCATCGGATTTGCCAGAGCCGAAACGCGTGTTGGAACGGCGCACGAGGTTCTCTCCGAGGGGTTCGATGAGGACGGCTATCCGGTAGGCCGCACCCGCCAACAAGCTCCCGAGGTCGATGGAATCGTCACGCTCGACATCCCCGTGCCTCTCGGCGAGATCGTGCTCTGCAACATCACGGACGCTTCGGGATACGATTTGACAGGGGAGGTTGTCCAATGATCAGCGCCCTCAACGCCGCAAATACCGTGACGCTTCTCCGGATGGTGTTCATCCCGGTCTTCGTGGTGAGCATGCTCGCAGGGATGCCGTATTGGGGACCAATACTTGCGGCAGTCCTCTTTACTCTGCTCGCGGCGACCGACGCGGTCGACGGATATCTCGCTCGATCCCGCAATGAGATCACCACCTTTGGAAAATTCATCGACCCGCTCGCTGACAAGCTCCTCGTGACCGCCGCCCTCGTCGCGCTCGTCGAGCTCGGTGAGCTCCCCTCGTGGATTGCGCTCATAATCATCAGCCGTGAGTTCATCGTCTCAGGACTGCGAATGGTAGCCATCGCGGAGGGTAAGGTCATCGCCGCGTCGGGTTACGGCAAATTGAAAACCGTGTTCCAGGTCATCGCGATCATCGGGTTCATCGTCAAGGACTCAGATCCCCTCGTCCGGCTCCTCAGCGTGTCCGGCGCGGCCGCCTTTGAATACACCGCGTGGGCGTTCATGGCGGTCGCCGTGACCCTGACACTGGCCTCGATGTTTGACTACTTCTACCACGCCCGCGACGTGCTCGTTGGACCATGGCAGCCCTCGAAGGAAGCGTAGGGGAGACCCCCGCCGAGATGATCGCCGCTGCGCGCGACGCTGGCCTCACGATCGCGGTCGCCGAGTCGTGCACCGGCGGACTTGTCGCCACCCTTCTCACCGAGGTTCCCGGCGCCTCACACGTGTTCCTTGGCGGGATCGTAGCGTACGCCGACGAGATCAAGCGCGACCTCCTCGGCGTGCCCGCTGCAACACTCGCTACACACGGTGCGGTGAGTGCACAGGTCGCCGACGCTATGGCATCGGGGGTCAGAAAGCGCTTTGGTGTCGACATCGCCGTGTCGATCACCGGCATCGCCGGACCAGAAGGAGGAAGTGACGAGAAGCCGGTCGGGCTGGTCTGGTTCGCCGTCGCTGACGCGGCCGGGACGGATATCGTCTCGCACACGTTTGGCGGTGACCGGCACGACATCCGCGCGAGTGCGGCGCGCACCGCAATCGACATGCTGTACCGTCGAATCATCACGGACATCAAGCAGTGAGAGCGTTCATCGGGATAGGACTTCCCGACAGTTGGCGCCACACGCTCAACTGCTGCGCAGAACAGGTACGAGCAGTATGCCCCGAGTGGCGGGACGCGCGTTGGGTGCCGCCCGAGAACCTGCACGTCACGCTTGCGTTCCTCGGCGAGATCGCTCCGCAGACGGTTGACCCCATCATGACGGCCCTGCACTCGACTCTATCGTCGCACCAGCCCTTCACGCTCACCCTCAAAGAGCCGGTGGTTCCAGTGCCCCACGGACGGCGCGTCCGCATGTTGTGGGCCACCCTCGATGACTCGTCAGGTAAGTGCGAGCAGATAGCGCGAGCTGTCGGCGAAGCGGCTGCTTCGTACGGCGCACTTCAAGAGACTCGCACGTTCAAGCCGCATATCACCCTCGCGCGAGCCCGCTCTCCGCTCGTGTACGCAGCGCCCGGCAACGGCGGTTTCGACCAGTGCATCACGCCCTGCCTCACGAGCGATGCAGCCATGTCAGTCGCTCTTGTTACGCTCTACTCGAGCACGCTGACACCACAAGGCGCCCGCTATGCGATCCTCGGCAACGCCCCACTTGCCGGACGTTGACATCGAACGTATGTTCGTTTAAGCTCATCGCGCCCCCAGGGAGCCGCCCGACACAGGAAGAGGAGCACTGAGCGATGGATTCCGAGAAGGCCAAGGTACTCGATGCGACCAAAGAGCAGATCGAGCGCAAGTTCGGTAAGGGCTCCCTCATGAAGCTCGGAGAGCACGCAGCGGTGACGCAGGTGGCGGCGA
This window contains:
- a CDS encoding 4-hydroxy-tetrahydrodipicolinate reductase, which codes for MIDVLVSGGGGKMGREVIAAVTAAPGMRVVAAVDTAHAEEPISDGAGGSITCEADLSSAIDHHRPHVMVDFTHPEAVEAHVRTAASAGIDCVVGTTGLAVGTLETIAASAPEGTCVFFAPNFAIGAVLMMRFAAEAARYMPHVEIIELHHDRKADAPSGTALRTAALIAETRPEAPAIPGRESQTFEGARGALVEEIAIHSVRLPGLVAHQEVLFGGQGQTLSIRHDSIDRTSFMPGVVLAIRAVRERTGFVIGLENLMEM
- a CDS encoding aspartate kinase; translated protein: MKFGGTSVATAEGRSAISSHVSAALATDEAPVVVVSAMGRAGSPYATDTLLSLVEGFPVDLAERDWLMATGEIISAVVCAHELRASGIKARAFTGPDAGIVTDGVFGAATIQSINPAALLSAINSRIVPIVAGFQGVSADGALTTLGRGGSDTTACALGVALLAERVEIYTDVDGVLSADPKTCGDATVLEVIRADELVQMSRHGARVVHTPAAELALSSGLAVLVRNTYSEHPGTRVADISAYQPERVATAVTSADGVARIRVALPAPEATRAHMAAQTRVYRAMADAAISLDMFTPVGESLVFSVSEASLERACDVLSTLGLTFQVQAGLAKVTLVGAGMHGVPGVMARMAECLSAAGVTVLQTADSHTTISVTLPREEASRAVHALHEGFLLGSRGDH
- the dapA gene encoding 4-hydroxy-tetrahydrodipicolinate synthase, producing MATPRFGRIITAMVTPFDEDLELDLDRAQELAVRLLDEGSDALVVCGTTGESPTVFYDQKIDLFRAVLEAVGDRAPVIANAGDNCTADSVRFAQDVVSLGVDAIMAVVPYYNKPPQEGMYRHFQSIANSVDVPVVLYNIPGRCVVNMTAETTLRLAHTCENIVAVKEASGDLGQCAAIISGAPDGFEVLAGDDEVTLPLMGLGGTGVISTIGNIASGRMREMVYAQASGEHTRALRIHLELLPLMKTLFLTANPIMVKKALELMGFPVGSVRLPLVLPTDELVAELTRVMRHVGMLPA
- a CDS encoding ribonuclease J, producing MTSKKQRLRVIPLGGLGEIGKNMTVFEYGNDMVVVDAGIMFPDDDHPGVDLILPDYSYVLKRKDKLRGIIITHGHEDHTGALPYLLKDLGHAVPVLGTKLTLGLIAVKLEEHKIKKPKLREVRAGGHVSLGAFGVDFMAVNHSIPDSVALFIRTPVGNVVHTGDFKLDQTPIDGRLTDYAALASAGKKGVMLLMSDSTNAETPGFTRSEAIVGSSLREIFAAAEQRIIVASFASHIHRLQQVCDAAVECGRKVVVTGRSMINNTRIARQLGYLDVAEGNLVDAYDMDDLPSEKVVVLSTGSQGEPLSALSRMAMSEHKTVTIEAGDTVVISATPVPGNEKAVSKVINRLTHSGAHVMHKGVADVHVSGHAAAEELKLMLNLTSPTYFVPIHGESRHLHSHADLAFAVGVPERNIFVLDAGECLELDGEGARIAEKVEAGVVYVDGLSIGNVGQVLLKDRQALAQDGIATIVVAVDAKTGRQVREPELVVRGVAAGAEESQFLEEARARVVKTIARSTKEGPCDITALKASIRESLSQFIWERTRSRPIIIPVIVEV
- a CDS encoding undecaprenyl-diphosphate phosphatase → MREILIAILLGVIQGLGEFLPISSSGHLRLFQDAFGWTDQFGLVFDTWLHVATLGAVVVYFREDLANMATAAFSRNPERARDKRLAWLVVVATIPTGMIGLLGGDFFENASLLFIGFAFLGTSALLMGADLLSRKSLYPAEGLGWGKALLVGIAQGIAIMPGISRSGATMAAGLALGLNREQAARFSFLLSGPIILLAAGKQSVDAMLGGETGPGVAATLFGCTAAAITGYLAIAGLMAYLRKHSFKPFAIYTALLGTGVIVWQLMAS
- a CDS encoding DNA translocase FtsK 4TM domain-containing protein, translating into MTRRGDKTTSRQTGTRRTKTTGARSVARSPDSARNAALGPEARRDIFGIALIAISIALAIALLNESAGLVGGAAATAMRQVFGAGSFVVPVLLLVWGLTFFVRAFAISERRVGAGLCLVFLALIGMFAMASPTESLFDSELVHLHGGYVGSAIAWTLRSLLGSEIAYVTLGATMLIGLVVAGMSVSGIVEWATKRFGGTRSGDGPAPRQNLPRERAPRTVPLGDTDALSRPAATRRKEPGTPDLEARKATQPTPRARPPKALEGFEVPPSSLLTRTPESASRSRASDRELSSTARLIEDTLATFDIQARVVSWIPGPTVTMYEIELSRGIKVSRITQLADDLALALAAQTVRILAPIPGKSLVGIEVPNAERSTVTLGDILSAPSAQGGGPLTLAIGKDVAGDSVLADLATMPHLLIAGSTGTGKSVCINALLMSILMRTTPAEVRLILIDPKRIELSLYNGVPHLYVPVVTEPKEAASALHWAVGEMDARLKRLQKAGARNIGAYNAMVQDGTAPEGEREMPYLMIVIDELADLMMVAAKEIEDSICRLAQLARAAGIHLVVATQRPSTDIITGLIKTNITNRIAFAVSSGIDSRVILDQPGAEKLIGEGDMLFSTPKLDKPKRIQGAFLTESEIIAVVEHLKGQAEPEYHEEILHLKVTPGGGGMGHADDDDPLVWEAADIVVTSGIGSTSLLQRRLKVGYARAGRIMDMLESKGVVGQPDGSKPREVLVDVEDLEAIKAFERSDRSDDPKEV
- a CDS encoding helix-turn-helix domain-containing protein, translated to MAETLGRTLGEARRKLGMALTDAESKTFIRAKLLAALEAGEYEALPDPAYVRGYIQNYAKLLGLDPKPLLALYERETSSSTRQHLVLPEPVVRPRSHINTIPPKVAVLIALMVGLVALAVWGVTRAVLAPDPSPPLPTSTETAPSGNTTPSTEATVPAAAPELPGTAPGGADDAPLDETSEAPDSAVAVPFTLRVTIAPDNASWMRITVDGLIAYEGTLIGEDSRDWEVTEEASLRIGRPSAVSVYKNDTSVDIPSGDPPVLVLSAK
- a CDS encoding YajQ family cyclic di-GMP-binding protein; translation: MAKDQSFDIVSEVDMQEVDNAVQQTAKEIAQRYDLKGSGASIALDKSAATVTVAAPADFVARQVIDVLNTKLVRRGIDLKALAWGDVAPASGGSVRITAALVNGIETGLAKRISKDVRDAKIKVKVQIEGDRLRVFSPKRDDLQEVIAFLKEQEYGIPLQYTNYR